Genomic DNA from Pseudomonas sp. CCC3.1:
CAGGAGAGCGTTTGGCCCATTGCTCGGGAGGGAGGGGTTTTGACCATTCGATGATTTCTGGGCTAGAAAATTCAGGGAGTGGATATAGCTTTAATCGTTCAAGCGCATCGATAAGAAAGGTATTGAAGATAAATACTCCGCAGAAACCCTCCCACACCAACGTCATAAACCAGCCTTTACGTTCAGCAGCGATAAACAGACTGTCCACATAAGTAGCCAGTATGCCTTTGGGGTGATGAAACCTAGCGCTATTATCTTTTACAACCTGCGGTCCAATCTCCATGTAACTGCGCATACACTCCCACTGCGCCATCGCTCCCTCACTTTTGCCGCAGTTAAATCCAAAAAAGAAGTTCTTATTTTCTTGCTCGGCATTTAAATCCGGATTATCAAAACCTACAAATAGCATCCCCATTGAATGCGGGCCTACTTGGCTGACAGTTGAGTGCTCAGACGTTACGGCGGTTACCGACTCCCACGGCACAATCCAGCATTTACCATTTTCACGAGGAACACAGACTTCTCGGCGCTGGCGATTGAAACGAATGGGTAATGGGGTTGGTTGAAATAAACTGTAGATCAACATCAATATAGGTATACCCACAATTATCCCCCCAAGCAGAAATATGTAATGACTGAGTTGCGGTGAAACATCTTTAAATCCTATACCTAACCCCAGAAAAAGTATCACCAATGGCCATAACACCATTAATCCAGAGCCAACGCTGTAACTCCCAATATCTAAATACACATCATTCTTGCGCCAAATAACATTAACCATGTCAACAGCCGCCTCACCCGTAGGTATAGCTAGAGGTGCCAGGTAATCTTGTTGAGAAAACAGGCCTTTTTTGCTCGTACCTGCAGTTGGCACGCTCATCGTTTGATCCTTGGCTGCAAGAAAA
This window encodes:
- a CDS encoding DUF6708 domain-containing protein, which translates into the protein MSVPTAGTSKKGLFSQQDYLAPLAIPTGEAAVDMVNVIWRKNDVYLDIGSYSVGSGLMVLWPLVILFLGLGIGFKDVSPQLSHYIFLLGGIIVGIPILMLIYSLFQPTPLPIRFNRQRREVCVPRENGKCWIVPWESVTAVTSEHSTVSQVGPHSMGMLFVGFDNPDLNAEQENKNFFFGFNCGKSEGAMAQWECMRSYMEIGPQVVKDNSARFHHPKGILATYVDSLFIAAERKGWFMTLVWEGFCGVFIFNTFLIDALERLKLYPLPEFSSPEIIEWSKPLPPEQWAKRSPELERAIAAREAELAARGP